GATCGAGCTCGCCGACGAACATCAGTGCCGGGGGGAAATCCGTGAAGTCGCCGTACAACGGTGACAGCGGCGGCTGCCGGCGCTGCTCGTCATTAAGTTCCGGGGTGAGTCTGCGCAGTGCGTCGATCATACCGGGACCGTCCAGCACCAGGGTTTCGCGGGGTGCTGCTCGTACGCTGGCCGTTCCCGCCAGGTCGTAAACGCCGTAATAAAGCAATGCACCGCTCACCCGCCGCAGCAGTTCAGGGTAGCTTTTCAGCGCCAGCAACGTGGCCGCCGCCAAATGCCCGCCCGCCGATTCGCCGACGACTACCACCGGTAGGTCAGCGAATTCTCCCGTTACATCGCTCAGCAACCAGCGCGCTGCCGACAGGCAGTCCTCCATCAATCCTTCAATGGGCGTGGACACGGCCAGCCGGTAATCGACCGAAACCACCGTGACTTCACACGCATTGACCATCGCGATGTTGAGGTCGTCGTTCATCTGCGCGTTGCCAATGACCCACCCACCGCCATGGATATCGAGCACCACACCTTGGGCTTTGCCTTTAGGCCGGATGATCCGCACGGGCACAGGAACGTCATTGGCGCCGATGGTCTTGGTCTCGGCCGTGAGCCCGTGCTTTAGCAACTTACGGCCGCCACCGAGTTGGCCGGCCCGCAGCAGCGACTGGATGAGGAAGGGCGCGACACGGTTACGGATTTTAAAGCGCGGCAGCCACGCGAGCTTTTTGTTGAAGGCACGCACCTGCAACAAAGCCGACTCGCTGACGGGCCAAGGCGTTCGAGCGCCCGGTTCGGCACCACTCATGAGCGGTTATTGCGCAGGATGGAAAAATTCAACGCGCCAGCCACACACAGCCAGACCACGTACGGGAACAGGATCAAACCGGTGATCACGTCCAGCTGGATCGCCATCACCACCATGGCGGCGGCGACAAGCCAGAGCATCGTCAAAATCACCATACCGGCGAGAACGTGGTGGGCACCGAAGAACACCGGTGTCCACAGCGTATTAAGCGCAATTTGCGCCGCCCATAACGCCAGTACTGTCTGGCTGCCGGGGATCAGCGTCAGCCGGTAACCCGCCCACGCCAGCAACAGGTAGATAGTCGTCCACGCCACAGGGAACAGCCAGTTGGGCGGGGTGAAACGCGGTTTGATCAGCGCCGCATACCAATCGCCCGGCTTGAAGATGATCCCTGTGCTTGCCGCAGCGGCGCAGGCCAAAAGAAATATAAAAAAGGTCATGAACGTTCCTTAGCTGTTCTGGGGTCGATGCCATCTCGGCGTCGGTAAAGAAGGGACGTCCAGTGAGGCTAAAAGTTTGGATGCAGGGGATATTTCTCTGGAATGAAAGGCCTGGAGCTCTTCTGAGTGACTGTCCGAATAGTTCAGATTTATCAACCGCCTGTTCTTCCTGTTTTCACACTCACGTGAAAAACTGCGCGCGCTTTGCCATTCATTCTTGTCTGTTTTAATGGAGCTGCCGATGGAAATCATGGATACCAAGCAAGAAAACGCCCTCGAAACATCACTCAGACTGGCTGCGGATGAACCGGCCCACCGCCCCGACTTCTTCAAGACTCTGTTGAGCTCCACTGTCTACGCCCTCGGCACTGCTGGCACGGGCGAAGGTAAAGTCAACCTTGAGGCTGGCAGCAACATCAGCATCGCGCATTGGCAAAAGCCCGACGGCTCCGCGGTCATCCCGTTTTTTTCTTCGTTGCAAACGCTACAAGCATCCATAGAGACAGAAGAATCCTACATAGAGATCCCGGCCAGATCGCTGTTTGAAATAACGCTGGGCAGCCCTCTTTTCCTCAATCCAAAGTCTCCTTACGCAAAAGAGTTTTTACCGGAGGAAGTGCGGTATCTGCTATCCGACGGGATCGGCCAAAAGCCGGTGCAGCGTACGGTCGAAAAAGACACTCAAGTGCTGCTTGGAGAACCGTCCCAATATCCGTCGAAGATGGTCAACTCGCTCACACAATTACTCGCCAAACATCGCAACGTGAAGCGTGCGTTTCTGGCCTTGATGCATGACGCATCGGCTGATGAAAAGCCTCATCTGATCGTGGGCATCGAAGCCGACGGCGATATTGAACTGGTCATGCGCGAAGCCGGAAACGTTGCCGGGGACACCTCTCCGGATGGAGAACCCGTCGACCTGTACCGCGTTCACGAAGGGGAATCAGGCCTTAGTGATTACTTCCTCAAGCAAACTGCACCCTTCTATGAACGGAAGTCGGCAGGCTGGCTGCGTTCATTGTTTGGCTTCGGCAGAGCGTGAAATAGCGCAATGCCGTGCTAACCGTAGAGTAGGTCTGCGAAACCCTGTCTGGCCCGTTTGGGGGAATCATGAGAGATGGCAAATCTCAGCGTTTTATCATTCAGCCCTGTGAGCTTTCTTGCCAACGGTGATTGCTAGGTTATTCGCACTAACAGTGAGGATTACGTTGTCCCCGGTTTGACGGAGTTCTGCTACGTCGGTGTTAACGCGCAGTTGATCAATGTCATGACGGGCGAGCGTGGGAACGGTCGTCACTTGCATGAGTGTCGATTGGTTGGCGAGTAATGAGCGAGAAGGAAACTTAGCGAATCGTGTTCTGGTGGAACATGCGTTTAGTGATGTGGCGGCTTCGGGTCCAGGCTGTGTGAAGACGCATGCACCATTTTGAAGTGCGCGTCGCTACTTAAAATCTGTCAGCGTTTGGTTGGTCAGCAGACCTGAAATTTTCGTGGGGGCGCGATTTTCGGTCCGGTTCTGATCTTCAAACCTGCTCTAAAACGTTTTTACACAGCCTGGACCCAAAGCGGGCGGTAATGGTCGTTGGTTGCTTCCACGCTTTTCAATAAGCATCATCGCGGTTCGACAAGGAGACGTCCCCATGCCCAAACCAGTGCTTCATCTCATGTCAGGCAAGATTGCATCCGGTAAATCAACGCTGGCCAAACGCTTGGCAGCCAAACAGTCGGCGATTCTGCTGAGTGAGGATTATTGGCTCTCGAAGCTTTACCCTGATCAGATCAAGTCAGTAACCGATTATCTGCGCCTGGCACGCCAGATTCGGGAGGTGGTAGGCCCACTCGTCATCGATCTACTGAATGCTGGCGTGACTGTGGTCTTGGATTTCCCTGCCAACACCCCTCAAGATCGACATCGGTTGCGTGGCCTGGCTGACTCAGCCGAGGTATCACATTGTGTCCACTACATCGAGGTGGACGATGACATCTGTCGGGGCAGGTTGCATCTTCGCAACCGCTGCGCTGAACATGAGTTTGCTGCGACCGATGCGGAGTTCGATCTGATCACTAGCTACTTTCGGGCTCCGGATGAGAGTGAGGAACTCCACATTGAAACTCACCGCCTTTGAAGTCAGGAATTGGATTATCTGGAATGTCCGCTTCTGGCAGTTACTGGCCGGCCAAAACGCTCATCTATCGTCGGCCGGCACGGCGCTGTTCTAAACAGACTCGGGGCTGGTCGCGCTGATCAAGGTATCTGCCAGTCCGCCAGCCGGATAAAACTGCGCTTGGGATTTGCCGGCCCTTTTGGCACGATAAAGTGCTTCATCGGCCTTAGCCAAAACGTCAGCGAAATCACCCTCGGTCCACACTGCGCCGCCAATGCTACAGCCAACCCTGATCACCGCGCCCGCGAGCGGGACCGGCTCTGCAATCGTTTTGATGATGCGCTGCGCAGCGCTCTGCACATGTCCCAGTGATTCGCCGGCCTTCAACCGCAGCAGCAGAACGAACTCGTCACCGCCGTGGCGGACTGCGATATCGCCATCGCGCACGTTGGCTGACAGACGCAGGCCGACTGAATGGAGCAGGGCATCCCCAACAGCATGACCAAAGCGATCGTTCACGGATTTGAAGCCATCGAGGTCCAGGCATAGCACGCCGAAGGCAGGCTGCTGACCGGGTTCTTTTTGTAGACTATTGACGTAGTTGTCCAACGCAGCACGGTTGGGCAGACCCGTCACGGTGTCCCGATAGGCAACACCCCTGATAAGCGCCAACTGGCCCTTCTTTTGCGTCAGGTTCTCAACCAGATGCCGAATGACTATGCTCAGCTTTTCAACTTCCAGACTGCCTTTGACCAGCGGAATGTCGACATCAGCGCCCTCGGAGAGGCGGGTGGCCGCCTCGGCAATCTGGTTGAGTGGTCGAGTGATGACGCCCGCCACGAACCATCCCAGCATGGCGAAGGTGATGGACAGTAGACTGCCCCACAGCAATATTTCAACGCGCAGCCCGTTTGCCTCAGCAAAAGCGGCTTCCGCTGGCTGACGCGTAACGACGGTCCAGCCCAGCCCAGGGTAACCATCAATACCGGTGCTTTTGGCCGCCCCCACCACGTATGTGTTTCCATCCTGCCACTCGCTGACCGTCCAGCGGGTGTTGCTTTCGTTATCAATCCCGGCCTCACTCGGTTTGCCGATCAGTTGTTTGGGGCCGAGCAAGACAATACCGTCTTTGCTGATGACCAGGAACTCCACACCTGGAAGACTTTTTTTCAACGGCTCTAACATGGTTCGGCCTATTTCCGCCGCCCACTGCCAAGACAGGTGAGTGCCCAGTACGCCAATGAAGTTTCCGGTCTTGTCCAATATCGGCATGCTGATATCGACGAACTTCATGGCTTCACCCGATGGGTTGGGTAAGAGCTTTGCGAGCAACACTGCTTCGTGTACGTCACCTATGAACGTCTTGTCCCTCCCCTCCACGAACACGGGCCGGTGCGCAATGCTGAGCCCCTCAAGCAGACGCCCGGTCGAAGCGACAACCGTGCCTTGGGCGTCGGTGAGGCCAATCCAGGAATAGCTGGGGAACTGAGCGTTGAGGTGGTTGAGCAGGCTCCGGGCTTCTGCGACGTTCTGCGGATTGCGCAGGGCCTCCAGTGCACTCAGCACGCTGAGTTCCTTGGCGCGGCTGTGCATGTCACGATCAAGACGGTCAATCATCGAGGCGGCGTATTCCGCCAGCTGATGCCCGGTCTGTTCCTTGTGCCTGGAAATCGCGGACGCGCCGATGACACTGCCGAAAATACACGTGATGACCAGCACGGTGAGCGCGACAACGACTGCAAATTTCGCTCGTAGGCTTTGGAAGGGTCGCATCTGCATGAGGAATTACCTGGCATGATCAAACGCCTTAGATCCATGGCATTCCTAAAAGCTATCGGCGGGCATCACGGTTTTCTTAAGACGCTTTCGATTCAAATCTGACATACCGCTTGGGATTGTTCTTGTCTCACGCTAGCAAAGAAATATGCCCGCAAAAATTGAAAGGGCTGCAATCCGTTGCATAGAGAGAACTCAGGTTATTAATTAGTGGATGTAGCGGCGCGTTGAGCGTCAATGAAGCAGTAGGGGGCTGTTTCGAGCGCAAGGGAGTGAGTGCTTCTGGCCGGCAGCCGCCATTCAGGACGTTCAGAAAATGGCAGGAAGCATTCCGTCCTTTTCAATGCTCAATCCACGATGAACAACTTGGCGCCAGTGGCGGTTGACGACCGGTGAGCCTCTGCGTTGTCGGCCACCTGATAGCTCATGCCGGCAGTCAACGTAAACGTGCGACCATCATCGAGTTCGGTCTCCAGCCGACCCTCCAGACACAGCAGGATATGCCCTTTGCTGCACCAATGATCGGATAGGTAGCCCGCGCTGTATTCAACCATTCGGACTCTTGCTCCGCCGAAATGGCAGGTGCGCCAGAGCGCCGTGCCGGTTTCGCCGGGATGGGTAGTGGGTTCTATTTTCGACCAATTGGTGGTGCCGAACGGAATGCCTGTGAGTTGCATGATTATCTCAGCCAAAGGAAAGGAGTGGATCGTACCTATGTGACAAGGAAGCCAATAGACACAGATCGGGCTGATTTCTTTGTTACACACTTTGGACCCAAAACGGCCGTTCCGTTTTATAGCGCGCCGCAACCAGAACACTTTCGACTGGCGTTGGTTTTAACCGTTCTTAGATCGTTTAGTGGCAGGATCTGCGCTACAGCAAATCCCACCTCCAAACACGTGAAGCCAAGGATCAGAAAACTGGCTCCGTGGGCTACCGCGTAAAGTTGCCAGATAGCGAACAGTATTCTTGCCAGTGCATCATACAAACCTATGCTGCGGCTCGGTTGCGTTAGCCGCCAGAGCGACCAGACCACCACAAGGCTGCCAAGCAGATTGGCGAAAAGCATGGCGTTAATGTCCAGCGTCGGCACCATTCGCTCCAACTCCAGCGCGCCGGACAAGGCGGCGAAGGCTTTGAAAACCGACGATGCTGTCCAAGGCGTCATGAAGCCTGCTGTGACCACCAAGTCGTAGAAAGCGCTAACTCGGACAATTTGTAGATTTCTCGTTACGCTGATCATAGTCAGACCTCACAATTCGAGTCCGCAGGCTAAAGCCTGGTGTTAGGTCCAGAGTCAACGCGAGAATTGATATTCATGAAGATCGGAGAAGTGGCAGCGCAGATGGGGGTGTCAGTCGACGCCCTGAGATTTTATGAAGAGAAAGGTCTGATCAAGCCGCATCGCGCTGCCAACGGCTATCGGTTTTATTCCGAACAGACGCTACAACTGGTCGGGTATATCAAGTTGGCGCAGCAGCTTGGATTTTCGCTAAGAGAGATTGGCGAAAATCTGCCACTGCTATGGAATAGCGAAGGCGCTTCCAGCGACCTGTTGGCTCAATTATTCGAAGAGAAAATCGCTTTGCTTGATCAGCGCATCGGACAAATGCAGAGTCTGCGCACTCTCTTGGCCGCACGAGCCGTGCAGGTATGCCCGCTGGTGGGCACGAGTCACGTTGCCTCGTCCTGAATGATCACTTCTGGTCGATCGAGCTGAAAAACTTTTTTACACAGCCTCGGCCAGAAGCAGCCGTTCAATCCATTGAATAAGTTCGAATTCCACACTCAGGCGATTTAGTGCTTCATTCGTCGATTGCGTCAATACAACGTGTCGGCAATACGCCCAGGCAAGTCCCTGTCGTAGGCATCCCCATCGATTTCAGCTTCAGACAGCGCTTTGAGTATCTGCCCCGCAGTCGGTAGAGCATTGCGCGGAACGTAACGTGATACATCCCAAAGCCCAGCCCTGATGACGGCTCTGCTGCATTGGAAATACACGCTCGTCACGGCGATACGAAGAACAGACTTGGGGAGTTGGCCGTTTACCGCAAAACGCGCCAGCAACTCAGGCTGCACAGATATCTGGGCAGTCCCATTGATACGCAACGTTTCGCCAACACCGGGCACCAGGAACAGCAGGGCAACTCGCGGGTCTTCGACAATATTGCGCAACGTATCGATTCGGTTGTTACCGCGTCTGTCGGGCAAATAGAGCGTCTTGCTGTCTTCAATGTGCACGAAGCCCGCGTGATCGCCGCGTGGAGAGGCATCAAGTCCACCAGCGCCGGAGGAGGCAAGAATCGCAAGAGGAGCAGACTCTATGAAAGGCCTGTAGGCGGGATGAATATGATCAACTTCTTTTACATATGACGGGCGGGCAACTGGGCCATAAAGGCTCTCAAGTTCCTGCACTGTCGTGACATAAGAGTCGTCTTCAAGATGCATCGTGCAGGCCCTCCCGTTCAGCAATATGTTGGTGTCACCCTTCAGCTCACAGGGCAGTGGCCTAGCGGCTTTACCCCTGCGCATTGCTTCAAAGGCATCCAGACTATTTTATGGTTAGCACGATGACGGTTGTGCGAAAACAAAAAAATCTGGCGCAAGTGGCTGAGCGTATCGAGGTGTTAGCATAGCCAGGCAATCGGCTAATGCCTACGCTGCTTTCGGCCAATGGCGGACCCTCACTTTTTTGGCTGCACTGGGCCAAAAAAGG
The DNA window shown above is from Pseudomonas sp. BSw22131 and carries:
- a CDS encoding sensor domain-containing diguanylate cyclase, translated to MQMRPFQSLRAKFAVVVALTVLVITCIFGSVIGASAISRHKEQTGHQLAEYAASMIDRLDRDMHSRAKELSVLSALEALRNPQNVAEARSLLNHLNAQFPSYSWIGLTDAQGTVVASTGRLLEGLSIAHRPVFVEGRDKTFIGDVHEAVLLAKLLPNPSGEAMKFVDISMPILDKTGNFIGVLGTHLSWQWAAEIGRTMLEPLKKSLPGVEFLVISKDGIVLLGPKQLIGKPSEAGIDNESNTRWTVSEWQDGNTYVVGAAKSTGIDGYPGLGWTVVTRQPAEAAFAEANGLRVEILLWGSLLSITFAMLGWFVAGVITRPLNQIAEAATRLSEGADVDIPLVKGSLEVEKLSIVIRHLVENLTQKKGQLALIRGVAYRDTVTGLPNRAALDNYVNSLQKEPGQQPAFGVLCLDLDGFKSVNDRFGHAVGDALLHSVGLRLSANVRDGDIAVRHGGDEFVLLLRLKAGESLGHVQSAAQRIIKTIAEPVPLAGAVIRVGCSIGGAVWTEGDFADVLAKADEALYRAKRAGKSQAQFYPAGGLADTLISATSPESV
- a CDS encoding pyridoxamine 5'-phosphate oxidase family protein translates to MHLEDDSYVTTVQELESLYGPVARPSYVKEVDHIHPAYRPFIESAPLAILASSGAGGLDASPRGDHAGFVHIEDSKTLYLPDRRGNNRIDTLRNIVEDPRVALLFLVPGVGETLRINGTAQISVQPELLARFAVNGQLPKSVLRIAVTSVYFQCSRAVIRAGLWDVSRYVPRNALPTAGQILKALSEAEIDGDAYDRDLPGRIADTLY
- the sseB gene encoding enhanced serine sensitivity protein SseB, producing the protein MEIMDTKQENALETSLRLAADEPAHRPDFFKTLLSSTVYALGTAGTGEGKVNLEAGSNISIAHWQKPDGSAVIPFFSSLQTLQASIETEESYIEIPARSLFEITLGSPLFLNPKSPYAKEFLPEEVRYLLSDGIGQKPVQRTVEKDTQVLLGEPSQYPSKMVNSLTQLLAKHRNVKRAFLALMHDASADEKPHLIVGIEADGDIELVMREAGNVAGDTSPDGEPVDLYRVHEGESGLSDYFLKQTAPFYERKSAGWLRSLFGFGRA
- a CDS encoding AAA family ATPase → MPKPVLHLMSGKIASGKSTLAKRLAAKQSAILLSEDYWLSKLYPDQIKSVTDYLRLARQIREVVGPLVIDLLNAGVTVVLDFPANTPQDRHRLRGLADSAEVSHCVHYIEVDDDICRGRLHLRNRCAEHEFAATDAEFDLITSYFRAPDESEELHIETHRL
- a CDS encoding alpha/beta hydrolase; amino-acid sequence: MSGAEPGARTPWPVSESALLQVRAFNKKLAWLPRFKIRNRVAPFLIQSLLRAGQLGGGRKLLKHGLTAETKTIGANDVPVPVRIIRPKGKAQGVVLDIHGGGWVIGNAQMNDDLNIAMVNACEVTVVSVDYRLAVSTPIEGLMEDCLSAARWLLSDVTGEFADLPVVVVGESAGGHLAAATLLALKSYPELLRRVSGALLYYGVYDLAGTASVRAAPRETLVLDGPGMIDALRRLTPELNDEQRRQPPLSPLYGDFTDFPPALMFVGELDPLLDDTLEMADRWAESAPVEMHLLPSSPHGFIHFQTTVAADVLAYSRAWITDRLKASDA
- a CDS encoding DHCW motif cupin fold protein; this translates as MQLTGIPFGTTNWSKIEPTTHPGETGTALWRTCHFGGARVRMVEYSAGYLSDHWCSKGHILLCLEGRLETELDDGRTFTLTAGMSYQVADNAEAHRSSTATGAKLFIVD
- the tspO gene encoding tryptophan-rich sensory protein TspO, which codes for MTFFIFLLACAAAASTGIIFKPGDWYAALIKPRFTPPNWLFPVAWTTIYLLLAWAGYRLTLIPGSQTVLALWAAQIALNTLWTPVFFGAHHVLAGMVILTMLWLVAAAMVVMAIQLDVITGLILFPYVVWLCVAGALNFSILRNNRS
- a CDS encoding MerR family transcriptional regulator, translated to MKIGEVAAQMGVSVDALRFYEEKGLIKPHRAANGYRFYSEQTLQLVGYIKLAQQLGFSLREIGENLPLLWNSEGASSDLLAQLFEEKIALLDQRIGQMQSLRTLLAARAVQVCPLVGTSHVASS